The Chloroflexota bacterium DNA segment TCCGTCCAGCCTAATTGGCGTGCTGCCAAAGCGGGAAACTCCGCATTCAGGTCTGGGGTGGTAGTAAAGAACGCACAAACCACCGCCTCCTTCTTGATCTCATTCGATTCAATTATAGCTTGAAGCAATTCTGTTGTTGCTGTCAAGATATCCTCTCTGGTATTGGCTGCCGCCAAAGTGGCGCCCCTGATACCTCTACACCACATTGCCTTGCTTTGAGTTTCGATTGCCATAATTATGACATAATTAGCTGCGGCCAACAAGGGCGATGCTGTGGAGTCCGC contains these protein-coding regions:
- the aroH gene encoding chorismate mutase produces the protein MWCRGIRGATLAAANTREDILTATTELLQAIIESNEIKKEAVVCAFFTTTPDLNAEFPALAARQLGWTEVALMCAQEMNVPHSLSRCIRVLVLFNTEKTAEQMTHVYIRGAEALRARDGEPRSMKHDCSHE